The Erigeron canadensis isolate Cc75 chromosome 4, C_canadensis_v1, whole genome shotgun sequence genome window below encodes:
- the LOC122596153 gene encoding peptide deformylase 1A, chloroplastic-like, translating to MEVIRRLSKPLVGEYLRQTLINTSQIKPILKPRIFSSSSSSYSTQVGWFNGLGKKKKIISLPSIVQAGDPVLHEPAREVMVGEIGSERIQKIIDDMIQVMRRRPGVGLAAPQIGIPLKIIVVEDTKEYIAQEPEEETKAHDRHPFDLMVILNPKLRKKSNKSALFFEGCLSVDGYRALVERFLEVEVRGLDRDGKPMKVNASGWQARILQHECDHLEGTLYVDKMVKRTFRTVENVDLPLASSCPKQGVC from the exons ATGGAGGTGATACGACGGCTGTCAAAACCACTCGTTGGCGAATACTTGAGGCAAACCCTAATCAATACATCTCAGATTAAGCCCATTCTAAAACCAAGAAttttctcttcttcatcatcttcttattCTACTCAAGTAGGCTGGTTTAATGGGttgggaaagaaaaaaaagattatcaGTTTACCATCTATTGTGCAAGCCGGTGACCCGGTTCTTCATGAACCCGCCCGAGAAGTCATGGTTGGAGAAATCGGGTCGGAGCGTATCCAGAAGATAATTGATGATATGATTCAAGTTATGAGAAGACGACCCGGGGTTGGCCTTGCTGCTCCCCAAATTGGTATTCCTTTAAAA ATTATTGTAGTGGAGGATACTAAAGAATACATAGCACAAGAACCAGAAGAAGAGACCAAGGCACATGACAGGCATCCTTTTGATCTTATG GTTATTTTGAACCCAAAACTTAGAAAAAAGAGCAACAAGTCAGCATTGTTTTTTGAAGGTTGTTTAAG TGTTGATGGATACAGAGCATTGGTTGAAAGGTTTCTTGAGGTAGAGGTTAGGGGGTTGGATCGAGATGGGAAGCCCATGAAGGTGAATGCTAGTGGGTGGCAGGCTCGTATTTTACAACACGAATGTGATCATCTAGAGGGAACTCTGTATGTTGACAAGATGGTGAAACGAACATTCAGGACCGTTGAGAACGTGGACTTGCCTCTTGCTAGTAGTTGTCCTAAGCAGGGTGTTTGCTAG